From a region of the Bradyrhizobium sp. KBS0727 genome:
- a CDS encoding ABC transporter ATP-binding protein: MNDTTPSVEPLQPIEDIGGAAQPLLQVRGLTKHFPVRGDLFTARKTVRAVDNVSFAIAKGETVGIVGESGCGKSTTARLLMHLMKRDAGDIVYDGMQVGRALSLRELRRGMQMVFQDSYASLNPRLTVEESIAFGPKVHGMADHAARVLARELLGKVGLRPENFANRYPHEISGGQRQRVNIARALALSPRLVILDEAVSALDKSVEAQVLNLLADLKREFGLTYLFISHDLNVVRYISDRVLVMYLGEVVELGPVDKVWDTPAHPYTRALLAAMPSSDPDKRTETPPISGDPPNPIDPPSGCRFHTRCPFAEPLCANATPKLSDLDTMGHQAACYMAIPGSGHSRAPAKENNRGANAA, translated from the coding sequence ATGAACGATACCACCCCATCGGTCGAACCGCTGCAGCCGATCGAGGATATCGGCGGCGCCGCGCAGCCGCTGTTGCAGGTCCGCGGTTTGACAAAACATTTCCCGGTGCGCGGCGACCTGTTCACCGCGCGTAAGACCGTGCGCGCGGTGGATAATGTGTCGTTTGCCATCGCCAAGGGCGAAACCGTAGGCATTGTCGGCGAATCCGGCTGCGGCAAGTCGACCACGGCGCGGCTTTTGATGCACCTGATGAAGCGCGATGCCGGCGATATCGTCTATGACGGCATGCAGGTCGGCCGTGCGCTGTCACTTCGCGAGTTGCGCCGCGGCATGCAGATGGTGTTTCAGGACAGCTATGCCTCGCTCAATCCGCGCCTCACCGTCGAGGAATCGATCGCGTTCGGCCCCAAGGTTCACGGCATGGCGGATCATGCCGCGCGCGTGCTGGCCCGCGAGCTGCTGGGCAAGGTCGGCTTGCGGCCGGAAAATTTCGCCAACCGCTATCCGCACGAGATTTCCGGCGGCCAGCGCCAGCGCGTCAATATCGCGCGTGCGCTGGCGCTATCGCCGCGGCTCGTGATCCTCGACGAGGCGGTCTCGGCGCTCGACAAGTCGGTCGAGGCCCAGGTGCTCAACCTGCTCGCCGATCTCAAGCGCGAATTCGGCCTGACTTACCTGTTCATCAGTCACGACCTCAACGTGGTGCGCTACATCTCGGACCGGGTGCTGGTGATGTATCTCGGCGAAGTCGTCGAGCTCGGCCCGGTCGACAAGGTCTGGGATACGCCTGCGCATCCTTATACGCGGGCGCTGCTGGCGGCGATGCCGTCGTCCGATCCGGACAAGCGCACGGAGACGCCGCCGATTTCGGGCGATCCGCCCAATCCGATCGACCCGCCGTCCGGCTGCCGGTTTCACACCCGCTGTCCGTTTGCGGAGCCGCTCTGCGCAAATGCGACACCAAAACTCTCAGACCTCGATACAATGGGTCACCAAGCGGCGTGCTATATGGCCATTCCAGGCTCGGGGCACAGCCGCGCACCGGCCAAAGAAAACAATAGGGGAGCCAACGCCGCATGA
- a CDS encoding ABC transporter substrate-binding protein: MRTPKTMLFAAVALAVGIGLPAKAAHAESVVRYGISMADIPLTTGQPDRGAGAYQFTAYTIYDPLVAWEMDVADRPGKLVPGLATEWKVDDKDKTKWRFTLRKGVKFHDGSEFNADAVIWNLDKVLNDKAPQFDKRQSAQVKTRLPSVASYAKIDDDTVEITTKTVDSFFPYQMLWFLVSSPAQYEKLGKDWDKFASQPSGTGPFKLTKLVPRELAELTKNEDYWNKKRIPKTDRLILIPMPEALTRTNALLAGQVDLIETPAPDAVPQLKSAGMKIVDNITPHVWNYHLSVLPGSPWTDVRLRKALNLAIDRDAVVGLMNGLAKPAKGQVDPSSPWFGKPSFDIKYDLAEAKKLVQEAGYSKEKPLKTTFIIAQGGTGQMLSLPMNEFLQQSFKEIGIEIDFKVVELETLYTHWRKGAADEMNAGITANNVAYVTSDPLYAIVRFFHSGQIAPVGVNWGGYKNPKVDALIDEAKQTFDTAKQDELLAQAHALIVDDAVLVWVVHDTNPHALSPKVKKFVQAQHWFQDLTQIGLE, encoded by the coding sequence ATGCGCACCCCAAAAACGATGCTTTTCGCTGCCGTGGCGCTGGCCGTCGGCATCGGCCTGCCGGCCAAGGCCGCGCACGCCGAATCCGTGGTGCGCTACGGCATCTCGATGGCCGACATCCCGCTGACCACGGGACAGCCCGACCGCGGCGCCGGCGCCTATCAGTTCACCGCCTACACGATCTACGACCCGCTGGTGGCCTGGGAAATGGACGTCGCCGATCGGCCCGGCAAACTGGTGCCGGGCTTAGCGACCGAATGGAAGGTCGACGACAAGGACAAGACCAAATGGCGCTTTACGTTGCGCAAGGGAGTCAAGTTTCATGACGGCAGCGAGTTCAACGCCGATGCAGTGATCTGGAATCTGGACAAGGTGCTGAACGACAAGGCACCGCAATTCGACAAGCGCCAGAGCGCGCAGGTGAAGACCCGCCTGCCCTCGGTCGCCAGCTACGCCAAGATCGACGACGACACCGTCGAGATCACGACCAAGACCGTCGACTCGTTCTTCCCCTACCAGATGCTCTGGTTCCTGGTCTCCAGCCCCGCGCAATATGAAAAGCTCGGCAAGGACTGGGACAAGTTCGCCAGCCAGCCCTCCGGCACCGGCCCGTTCAAACTGACCAAGCTGGTGCCGCGCGAACTCGCCGAGCTCACCAAGAACGAGGACTACTGGAACAAGAAGCGGATTCCGAAGACCGATAGACTGATCCTGATTCCGATGCCGGAAGCACTGACCCGCACCAACGCACTCTTGGCGGGCCAGGTCGACTTGATCGAAACGCCGGCGCCGGACGCGGTGCCGCAGCTCAAATCGGCCGGGATGAAGATCGTCGACAACATCACCCCGCATGTCTGGAACTATCACCTCAGCGTGCTGCCCGGCTCGCCCTGGACCGACGTGCGCCTGCGCAAGGCGCTCAACCTCGCGATCGATCGCGATGCGGTGGTCGGCCTGATGAACGGTCTGGCCAAGCCCGCCAAGGGCCAGGTCGATCCGTCGAGCCCGTGGTTCGGCAAGCCCAGCTTCGACATCAAGTACGATCTCGCCGAGGCCAAAAAGCTGGTGCAGGAAGCCGGCTATTCGAAGGAGAAGCCGCTGAAGACCACCTTCATCATCGCGCAAGGTGGCACCGGACAGATGCTGTCGCTGCCGATGAACGAATTCCTGCAGCAGAGTTTCAAGGAAATCGGCATCGAGATCGACTTCAAGGTGGTCGAGCTTGAGACACTCTATACGCACTGGCGCAAGGGCGCGGCCGACGAGATGAATGCCGGCATCACCGCCAACAACGTCGCCTACGTCACCTCCGATCCGCTCTACGCCATCGTGCGCTTCTTCCATTCCGGCCAGATCGCGCCGGTCGGCGTCAACTGGGGCGGCTACAAGAACCCGAAGGTCGACGCGCTGATCGACGAGGCCAAGCAGACGTTCGACACCGCCAAACAGGACGAACTGCTGGCGCAGGCGCATGCGCTGATCGTTGATGATGCGGTGCTGGTGTGGGTCGTGCACGATACCAATCCGCATGCGCTGTCGCCGAAAGTGAAAAAGTTCGTGCAGGCGCAGCACTGGTTCCAGGACCTGACGCAGATCGGGCTGGAGTGA
- a CDS encoding ABC transporter permease has protein sequence MLVYIVRRIVYVIPIVISVALVCFLLVHITPGDPLVAVLPADASQELAAQLRTAYGFDRPLPVQFGLWLWRAVHGDLGNSIATGRAVLTEVLRAVGNTVTLAIAAALIGFTLGLFFGLIAGYFRDTWIDKVATSIAIAGVSVPHYWLGMVLVIIFSVQLNWLPAVGAGPGGSGSWAWDWEHLRYLVLPAITTSVIPMGIVTRTVRALTGDILSQDFVEALRAKGLRETDVFRHVIKNAAPTALAVMGLQLGYMLGGSILIETVFSWPGSGLLLNSAIFQRDLPLLQGTILVLALFFVALNLLVDIAQASIDPRIKRS, from the coding sequence GTGCTCGTCTATATCGTCCGGCGTATCGTCTACGTTATCCCGATCGTGATCAGCGTGGCGCTGGTGTGCTTCCTGCTGGTGCACATCACGCCCGGCGATCCGCTGGTCGCGGTGCTGCCGGCGGATGCGTCGCAGGAACTGGCGGCGCAACTGCGCACGGCCTACGGTTTCGACCGTCCGCTGCCGGTGCAGTTCGGGCTCTGGCTGTGGCGCGCGGTGCATGGCGATCTCGGCAACTCCATCGCCACCGGCCGCGCGGTGCTGACGGAAGTGCTGCGCGCGGTCGGTAATACCGTGACCTTGGCGATTGCCGCCGCCTTGATCGGCTTCACGCTCGGCCTGTTCTTCGGGCTGATCGCCGGCTACTTCCGCGACACCTGGATCGACAAGGTCGCCACTTCAATTGCGATCGCCGGCGTCTCGGTGCCGCATTACTGGCTCGGCATGGTGCTGGTCATCATCTTCTCGGTGCAGCTCAACTGGTTGCCCGCGGTCGGCGCCGGTCCCGGCGGCTCCGGTTCGTGGGCCTGGGACTGGGAACACCTGCGCTATCTGGTACTGCCCGCGATCACGACCTCGGTGATCCCGATGGGGATCGTCACCCGCACCGTGCGGGCGCTGACCGGCGATATCCTCAGCCAGGATTTCGTCGAGGCGTTGCGCGCCAAGGGCCTGCGCGAGACCGATGTGTTCCGTCACGTCATCAAGAACGCGGCGCCGACGGCGCTGGCGGTGATGGGGCTGCAACTCGGTTACATGCTCGGCGGCTCGATCCTGATCGAGACGGTGTTTTCGTGGCCGGGCTCGGGCCTGCTGCTCAATTCGGCGATCTTCCAGCGTGACCTGCCGCTGCTGCAGGGCACGATCCTGGTGCTGGCACTGTTCTTCGTCGCTCTCAATCTGCTGGTCGATATCGCGCAAGCCTCGATCGATCCGCGTATCAAGCGAAGTTAA
- a CDS encoding ABC transporter substrate-binding protein, producing MLATALVVGLPQLASAESVLRIGMTAADIPRTLGQPDQGFEGNRFTGLTMYDALTMWDLSSADKASVMIPGLATEWKVDDADKKKWTFKLRPGVTFHDGSPFNADAVVWNVDKVLKQDAPQFDASQVGVTASRMPTLASARKIDDMTVELITKEPDSFLPINLTNLFMASPAKWQKLFDAAEGADAKAKSQAAWAAFAKDASGTGPWKMSAFTPRERLELVKNANYWDKARVPKVDKMVLLPMPEANARTAALLSGQVDWVEAPAPDAVAEIKQRGFVIQSNEEPHVWPWQFSRVEGSPWNDIRVRKAANLCVDREGLKDGLLAGLMVPATGTFEPGHPWRGNPTFQIKYDKPAAQKLMQEAGFGPTKKLTVKIQTSASGSGQMLPLPMNEYLQQALAECYFDVQLDVIEWNTLFTNWRRGVKDPSANGANATNVTYAAMDPFFAMVRFLQSSMAPPVSNNWGFINNPKFDELVTKARQTFDPAARDAALAELHAASVDDAAFLYVAHDVAPRAMSPKIKGFVQPKSWFVDFSPVSIAP from the coding sequence ATGCTGGCGACCGCCCTGGTGGTGGGATTGCCGCAACTGGCCTCGGCCGAATCCGTGTTGCGGATCGGCATGACGGCCGCCGATATTCCGCGCACACTCGGCCAGCCCGACCAGGGATTTGAGGGCAACCGCTTCACCGGCCTCACGATGTATGACGCGCTGACGATGTGGGACCTGTCCTCGGCCGACAAGGCGAGCGTCATGATTCCCGGCCTCGCCACCGAATGGAAGGTGGACGACGCCGACAAGAAGAAGTGGACCTTCAAGCTTCGTCCCGGCGTCACCTTCCACGACGGTTCGCCGTTCAACGCCGACGCCGTGGTCTGGAATGTCGACAAGGTGCTGAAGCAGGATGCGCCGCAATTCGACGCCAGCCAGGTCGGCGTCACCGCCTCGCGCATGCCCACCCTGGCCTCCGCGCGCAAGATCGACGACATGACGGTGGAGTTGATCACCAAGGAGCCGGATAGCTTCCTGCCGATCAACCTCACCAACCTGTTCATGGCGTCTCCGGCGAAATGGCAGAAGCTGTTCGACGCCGCCGAAGGCGCCGATGCCAAGGCAAAATCGCAGGCCGCCTGGGCCGCGTTTGCCAAGGATGCTTCGGGCACCGGCCCCTGGAAGATGTCCGCCTTCACGCCGCGTGAGCGGCTCGAACTGGTCAAGAACGCCAACTACTGGGACAAGGCGCGCGTCCCCAAGGTCGACAAGATGGTGCTACTGCCGATGCCGGAGGCCAACGCCCGTACCGCGGCGCTGTTGTCCGGCCAGGTCGACTGGGTCGAGGCGCCGGCACCCGACGCGGTTGCCGAAATCAAGCAGCGCGGCTTCGTGATCCAGTCCAACGAGGAGCCGCATGTCTGGCCGTGGCAGTTCTCCCGCGTCGAGGGCTCGCCCTGGAACGACATCCGGGTTCGCAAGGCCGCCAATCTCTGTGTCGATCGCGAAGGGCTCAAAGATGGGTTGCTCGCCGGCCTGATGGTGCCCGCGACCGGCACGTTCGAGCCCGGCCATCCCTGGCGCGGCAATCCGACGTTCCAGATCAAGTACGACAAGCCGGCCGCACAGAAGCTGATGCAGGAAGCCGGCTTCGGCCCGACCAAGAAGCTCACGGTCAAGATCCAGACCTCGGCGTCCGGCTCCGGCCAGATGCTGCCGCTGCCGATGAACGAATATTTGCAGCAGGCGCTGGCGGAATGTTACTTCGACGTCCAGCTCGACGTCATCGAATGGAACACGCTGTTCACCAACTGGCGACGCGGCGTCAAGGATCCCAGCGCCAACGGCGCCAACGCCACCAACGTCACCTATGCGGCGATGGATCCGTTCTTCGCCATGGTGCGCTTCCTGCAGTCGTCGATGGCGCCACCGGTCTCGAACAATTGGGGTTTCATCAACAATCCCAAGTTCGACGAACTGGTGACCAAAGCGCGCCAGACCTTCGACCCTGCGGCGCGTGACGCGGCGCTCGCCGAACTGCATGCGGCCTCGGTGGACGATGCAGCATTCCTCTATGTCGCCCATGACGTCGCGCCACGCGCGATGAGCCCGAAGATCAAGGGCTTCGTGCAGCCGAAGAGCTGGTTCGTCGACTTCTCGCCGGTGTCGATCGCACCGTAA
- a CDS encoding ABC transporter permease — protein MSDTALQAAPATKARGYWATVGRRIARDKVSMACALILALIFLSALCAPWLGLADPYAGSMIRRLRHIGTPNYPLGTDELGRDMLARLIYGGRLSLVIGILPVILAFMIGTSLGLVAGYVGGKLNTAIMRTVDVFYAFPSVLLAIAISGALGAGIVNSIVSLTIVFVPQITRVAESVTTGVRNMDFVEAARASGAGAFTIMRVHMLGNVLGPIFVYATGLISVSMILAAGLSFLGLGTKPPEPEWGLMLNTLRTAIYVNPWVAALPGVMIFAVSICFNLLSDGMRSAMDIRN, from the coding sequence ATGTCAGATACCGCCCTGCAGGCCGCGCCCGCCACCAAGGCGCGCGGCTATTGGGCCACCGTCGGCCGCCGTATCGCCAGGGACAAGGTCAGCATGGCCTGCGCCCTGATTCTGGCGCTGATCTTCCTCTCCGCGCTGTGCGCGCCGTGGCTTGGTCTCGCCGATCCCTATGCCGGTTCAATGATCCGCAGGCTTCGCCATATCGGCACGCCGAATTATCCGCTCGGCACCGACGAACTCGGCCGCGACATGCTGGCGCGGCTGATCTATGGCGGGCGGCTGTCGCTGGTCATCGGCATCCTGCCCGTGATCCTCGCTTTCATGATCGGGACGTCCTTGGGGCTCGTCGCCGGCTATGTCGGCGGCAAGCTCAACACCGCGATCATGCGCACGGTGGACGTGTTCTACGCGTTCCCATCGGTGCTGCTGGCGATCGCGATATCAGGCGCGCTCGGCGCCGGCATCGTCAACTCCATCGTGTCGCTGACCATCGTGTTCGTGCCGCAGATCACCCGGGTTGCCGAAAGCGTCACGACAGGCGTGCGCAACATGGATTTCGTCGAGGCCGCGCGCGCCTCGGGCGCCGGCGCCTTCACCATCATGCGCGTGCACATGCTTGGCAATGTGCTCGGCCCGATCTTCGTCTATGCCACCGGGCTGATTTCGGTGTCGATGATCCTCGCCGCCGGCCTGTCGTTCCTCGGCTTGGGAACAAAACCGCCGGAGCCGGAATGGGGGTTGATGCTCAACACGCTGCGCACCGCGATCTATGTCAATCCGTGGGTGGCGGCGCTGCCCGGCGTCATGATCTTCGCGGTGTCGATCTGCTTCAATCTGCTCAGCGACGGCATGCGGAGTGCCATGGACATCAGGAACTGA
- a CDS encoding CHASE2 domain-containing protein: MKWLKVWRRWFKRRFGYARLACLALLVAFAALRVLDPAPVEELRVRTFDTFQRFDPRTKAARPVTIVDIDDKSMEKLGQWPWPRTRIADLVTELTRLGAVVIAFDAVFSEPDRLNPNIAADTFRNLDEVTRERLRALPSNDRIFADAIRASRVVLGESGLPEEIAALDKTLPVTGLAMMGEEPQPFMLDFPGLLRNVPELEHAAAGRGLFTIRPERDGIVRRVPMIMQAQGQTMPSLSFEMLRVATGSGTILIKAEKAGIKSVGIRGLQIPTDNNGQFWVHYARNDASIYVPAINVLEKNVAPDMIAGKLVLIGTSAVGLNDIKTTPVSGAMPGVEIHAQVLESALTGAVITQPIYGIAIEFTAALLFGLLVIAFAPAFGPVTLVGLGAVFATALVGTSWYFYTQHRLLIDFTYPLMSTTAIYLTLIFSSFVREQAQRKQIRGAFAQYMSPVLVEQLAQSPEKLVLGGEEREMTIMFSDVRGFTTISESYKRDPQGLTALMNRFLTPLTNAILARKGYIDKYMGDAIMAFWNAPLDDPQHEINACEAAIDMLERIDELNKIREQEAEHGGHAYIPINVGIGLNTGIGVVGNMGSDLKFNYSVLGDSVNLASRLEGQSKEYGFPIIVGSKTAMAAKNKFAILELDFIMVKGKKEPEVIYAIAGREDTAQSGRFQRLRNLTIEMLACYRARDWEGALAAIERGRRTDEANSLERLYNLYEARIRGYIENPPPEDWSGAFALLTK; this comes from the coding sequence ATGAAGTGGCTGAAGGTATGGCGAAGGTGGTTCAAGCGGCGGTTTGGCTACGCCCGGCTGGCGTGTCTTGCGCTGCTGGTCGCTTTCGCCGCGTTGCGGGTTCTTGATCCGGCCCCCGTCGAGGAGCTCAGGGTCCGGACCTTCGACACCTTCCAGCGCTTCGATCCCCGCACGAAAGCCGCCAGGCCGGTCACCATCGTCGATATCGACGACAAGAGCATGGAAAAGCTCGGGCAGTGGCCGTGGCCGCGCACCCGGATCGCCGATCTCGTCACCGAACTGACGCGGCTCGGCGCCGTCGTGATCGCGTTCGACGCGGTGTTCTCGGAGCCGGATCGCCTCAACCCAAATATTGCGGCCGACACGTTCCGCAATCTCGACGAGGTAACCCGCGAGAGACTGCGCGCGCTGCCGAGCAACGACCGGATTTTCGCCGATGCCATCAGGGCCTCGCGCGTGGTGCTCGGTGAATCCGGGCTGCCGGAGGAAATCGCAGCCCTCGACAAGACGCTGCCGGTAACCGGGCTCGCGATGATGGGCGAGGAGCCGCAGCCCTTCATGTTGGATTTTCCGGGCCTGCTGCGCAATGTGCCGGAGCTGGAACATGCCGCCGCCGGACGCGGGCTGTTCACGATCCGGCCCGAACGCGACGGCATCGTGCGGCGGGTACCGATGATCATGCAGGCGCAGGGCCAGACGATGCCGTCGCTGAGCTTCGAAATGCTGCGGGTCGCGACCGGCTCGGGCACGATCCTGATCAAGGCCGAGAAGGCCGGCATCAAGAGCGTCGGCATAAGAGGTCTGCAGATTCCGACCGACAACAACGGCCAGTTCTGGGTTCACTATGCCCGCAACGATGCCTCGATCTATGTTCCGGCGATCAACGTGCTGGAGAAGAATGTCGCGCCGGACATGATCGCCGGCAAGCTGGTGTTGATCGGCACCTCGGCGGTCGGCCTCAACGACATCAAGACCACGCCGGTTTCGGGCGCCATGCCCGGCGTCGAGATCCATGCCCAGGTGCTGGAGAGCGCATTGACGGGCGCGGTGATCACGCAACCGATCTATGGCATCGCCATCGAGTTCACCGCCGCGCTGCTGTTCGGGCTTCTGGTGATCGCGTTTGCGCCCGCGTTCGGGCCGGTCACGCTGGTTGGGCTGGGCGCGGTGTTCGCGACCGCCCTGGTCGGTACGTCCTGGTACTTCTACACCCAGCACCGTCTGCTGATCGACTTCACCTATCCCCTGATGTCGACCACGGCGATCTATCTGACGTTGATCTTCTCCAGCTTCGTGCGCGAACAGGCGCAGCGGAAGCAGATTCGCGGCGCGTTTGCGCAGTATATGTCGCCGGTGCTGGTCGAACAGCTGGCGCAGTCGCCGGAGAAGCTCGTGCTCGGCGGCGAGGAGCGCGAGATGACGATCATGTTCTCCGACGTCCGCGGTTTCACCACGATCTCGGAATCCTACAAGCGCGATCCGCAGGGACTGACGGCCCTGATGAACCGCTTCCTGACGCCGCTGACCAACGCGATCCTGGCGCGCAAGGGGTACATCGACAAATACATGGGCGACGCCATCATGGCGTTCTGGAATGCGCCGCTCGACGATCCTCAACATGAGATCAATGCTTGCGAGGCCGCGATCGACATGCTGGAGCGGATCGACGAGCTCAACAAGATTCGCGAACAGGAAGCGGAACATGGTGGTCACGCCTACATTCCGATCAATGTCGGTATCGGTCTGAACACCGGCATCGGCGTTGTCGGGAATATGGGCTCCGACCTCAAGTTCAATTATTCCGTGCTCGGCGACAGCGTCAACCTGGCCTCGCGGCTGGAAGGGCAATCCAAGGAATACGGATTCCCGATCATCGTCGGCTCCAAGACTGCGATGGCGGCGAAGAACAAATTCGCCATCCTCGAACTCGACTTCATCATGGTGAAGGGCAAGAAGGAGCCGGAGGTGATCTATGCCATCGCCGGCCGCGAGGACACCGCGCAATCCGGCCGTTTTCAGCGGCTGCGCAATCTGACCATCGAGATGCTGGCTTGCTACCGCGCACGCGACTGGGAAGGCGCGCTCGCCGCGATCGAACGCGGCCGCCGCACCGACGAGGCGAATTCGCTGGAGCGGCTCTATAATCTCTACGAAGCGCGGATCCGCGGCTACATCGAAAACCCGCCGCCGGAAGACTGGAGCGGCGCCTTCGCGCTGCTGACGAAGTGA